aaaatgcacgttttcagttttttgactataatattgaaaatagttattctaggatttatttaggattattccAGGGTGACATTTTACCCCTGTTTATTAAAACCCTACATtgtatgacttttttttttaaaaatatatttataaacttggGTTGCCAATTCtcaaattgtttaatgtaggacaatttttttcatatccaATTTATATACCATAGTTTTAGCGGTatagccaattttttttagttgtttttgttgggggggggggagcaaagtaaaaaattaaaagacaaCTACTATGGTAATTTATCCTGGTTAATGGTTATAtgcacatataaataattcctaTTCCCCCCGCTATGCGCCATAGCTACGGCACTGCATAGTTTAACAAGCATTACTGCAaccaaaaatatagattatgatttaatgaaaaatacatacatctaatacattttatttatatcacttTTATTGAATTGCATATTGATACTTTTGACTATTTGATTTAAAGAATTcaacatacattatatcatgaaaattaatagtaaatacatatttaaatatttaaaataacaatatattgaaaaataattttaaaaattaacaatataataaataatataaaatataacacttgGCTAGTTGGATGTTTACCACcttatttaaatcttatttatacACCATGGAACAAAATTaggaaatttaacaaatagtaACAGCATTATTCTTACAAGTTATAACCGACTTAGAATTTTTATCACAgaaaattttatatcttaaaatatatgaatataacaaTAGTGTAACTaatgaaaactaataaaataaaaaattataaacatgtcttttaacaaacaaaaaaaaaaaaaatttttatttaaatgaatatatattttgattttttgccaatttaattaaatctttatcatttttaacagACTTGGAAAATTCAAGACAGtcttctttataatttaaataaatcaatatttcagTTCTTATAAGAGCTGTTGAACACCTATTCCTCTCATCTCtccatttaatattcattacagAAAATACTCTTTCAGTAAATGCAGCACTACTTGAgggtaatgttaataaaaatgaaatgaataaaaacatgttaggCAATTCAATATctttctgaaaaataaattgccaTTTTTCTGGaatagttttcatattttcccagtcgtttgtttttataaattgtttaaaaactgaTTGCACAATCACTATTTCATCAAAAAGTTtgtcaaaatcaattttttgtaGTTGAGGTATGTGATGAACGATTGCTTCAAAGTGTTTATAGTtaagaaatgtattttgaGAAAGCTGAAAATGTGTTCATTTAAATAACCAATTTTGCTTttcatcaaaatcaaaatgattatttaaatatttatgtgcttcatcaataaataaattaaaacttcttgttatagtatttttcagATTCTTATCTTGTAAATTGCTCAGTTTTTGATTTGTtacaaaaccaaaaaattgTTCAGTTTTTCTACTTAAAAGATTAGTTTTGAGATTCAacataatactaaatagttcAATGACTGtagtagaatttttttcaatgttttttacagtattattaaacatagggagaatattattacaaaacagtAAATATACTTCTATCTCCTCGCTAACTGCATGACTttcttcattaattttaaatattaactgtatTTGTTTTGGACAGTCTATACTAAGACTTATTAGAGTTTGATAGTTCAACAATATTCTGTCTACTCATGGAAGTAATGATAACTACCTAGTACTAACATGTCTAATTAATTCTATCTCAACAAAAGTATGGAATTCTTTTAAAGTTTCTCTTCTCTTAGCAGACATAGAAAAatggaaatacatttttaatattaaatttttaacatcaatATCTAAATAGTCCATAGCTTTTTTAACGCAGTTATGAAGTATATGTGCATgacaattactttttattatattaggatTTTTGGCTTtaatattggtaaataatGAATGGTGTACACCAAAATTCGCACTACAATTATCACCACTAAAACCACTAACTTGTTCCCAATTAAGTTaagtattagtaaaaatattgtcgaTCATCTTAAACATTCCATCAGCTGTTTCATCagagttttctataaaatctataacaaAATTTTGTTGGCCTTCCTCTTTAGTAAAAATCTGTATGCATATGaagaaaaatttgatattttctttGTTAGAAACATTAGTTTGTaaggaataaaataatggaggattgtgattttttagtttttgatacAAATTGAATAACGACCTGGGGGCTAAAACATTTTGTGCTACAGCTTCacattttcacattttattctaccacaatttattttacctgcAAGTTTTGAgtcttcaaaaattaatttatctaatttaaagcAACAATCTAAAGAGTTGTATGATTGATTGTGTTTAATAGTATGAACAATTTTGGTTATTTCAGCAGCTACAGCAAGTTCCTCTTTAAACGAAtttttaacaacataatatttatcaacaacATTACTTATTTTGCATGCTCTAAAaactttaatgtttttttgaagTTGAGTGACGCATCACCAAGTTATATCCtccaatagaaatataaaaaaaaattgatacataACTTACATTTAGCATTAAATtcgtcatatttaattaatcatgtGTTTTTTCTTCCAAATTTTTGTTGTAGGTGCACAATCGACGAACTTTTCTTGGagtagttttatttatgttatgatCATCTGGGTCTGAGTCTGAACTTGGTAGTCTGTTCATGTTGTATTGTCTGTAAATTAATACGCATTATTGTATGCATATTAATCAATCTGttattatctactatattatttactttacttACTTTTAATATCAGTGAACAACGGTATCGTTCAATTAACGAGATGAGTGACGACTGTCACTGCCGTGGTCACTGGACGACCaaccaaattaataaatacaaaaaacgataaaaaggcgattacattttgttgataactacatagataataataatagtgatattCTCTATATCATGCATAGATAAAGATCTTTATTATCCATGACATATCAGTTATTCCATcaactcaataattattattagattgtaataaatgataatataaagaaaatttaatatgttcaatatacgagtaaataggtatttttgtaaaatgtaggATTGTcctacaaaatttttttagtattgttGGACGTAAgacaattcaaataaatgtagAACAATATAGGACAGTTGGCAACCCTATTATAAACGTGGTACACTTTTGGACTATGTGAATGAGGATTatggaataaaaattgatGGAGTTAATatagcttatttttattttggaatgTGTAAAACATCATTTTCTTGGCATTCACGAAGGAAGACCAAAGTCATGGTAACTTCTATATACTTCATCCtaagtgattttattatatacattttattttttaaggtgTGCAATACCACTGGAATATGGACAGCGCTTTGAAGGAGTAGTTAATGGCCTTTTTCCTTCAGATTTTTGAATATGTCCGCATATCTTGTACATACATCGTACTCGTATGACAGAATTTCTTTTCTAACTCGTatccgtttttatttttttaatgcttttatcataataaataattcgaaACGGCGACGACCTCGGGCTTAGATAAGGATCATATACTTGACCATGTCGGCCAACCGAATGTGACGCAGCAGCCACGGCTCCGGTCCTGATCATCGGCCCAGCGGCTGCACTGTTTAACTGAAAACTGTAATTTGTTTACTGGCCATTCGCGGCGATTGGCTCCGAACATATTACAGGTTAGCTCAAAATGTACGGTGCGTTTTTTACAGTACGACTTAAGGACACATACCGATTACTCTAAGAAGTACCAGTCAGTTTTAGGACGCCGCAATGTCTATCACACCGCTCAAGAAACGCGTCTGTTACCATTACGACAGTGAGTACCGTTTTTATAGATGTTAAATGTGTTGTGTGTGTGCTCTGATTGTCAAGAAAAACATAGTTATGCCTGCAGTctgggtttttatttttttctattcgtCCTTGTACTGCCTATACTTCCAGATAGTTTagactaaattaaattcaatagtaatattattaactgcaTAAAGTATATTCTTAGAAATTTGATGATTTCATACTATGTCAGACATAAAGTTATTGATATCAGTTGTcactaaacaaatttaattattcccCGTTTTTGATGTGTTAACCTTGATCATTACATCTGTGAATTCCaataattacacatatttatcCCAGAGGTTGAGACATTTATTGAACATAGACTAAATTTTAGAAAAGTCGATTTATATCACTGAACCATATAAAGTGCCCTACtaatggttatatttttactacaattaaaaaaatggtgtATGGGTAATTTTGACCAAAGTACAATAAGTGGTTCcaaataatgcaatattgtCAATAGTTTTGATTCATAAAAtgcagaattaaaatataacgatcattgtagtataataaattaggtacataattgTGTAGTTTATTTCTCATATAATCTATTAACTTGatacttaaatgtaatacataatacgccTCTATGAGGTACCATATTCGATAAaagatatcatttttttaataaatgtagctatatttttaatttaaaaaaaaatatgtgaatttTTACTATGAGTTgttgatgtataaaaattcaacctaatattaatgtgtatcTCCCCtaaatatcacatttttaattacttactgTTTAAAGGTAGttgagtaattaaattattatagaagtcTATGTGTTGTCTTTTAATAGATAGGAaactttttctatttatttcaaacggctatttaatgtaattaatttatcgttgtacattttttacaggTGACATAGGAAACTATTATTATGGACAAGGTCATCCTATGAAACCACATAGGATTTCAATGActcataatttgattttaaattatggtttatatcaaaaaatggaaatatccgtaagtcaaaataatatttagtcttgatgatatttttcaatgacttataaaatctatgtttataataatttagagatttaatgaaattactgCAGAAGAAATGACCAAATTTCATAGTAATGAGTACATACAGTTCTTAAGAACTATTTGTCCTAATAATAAgagatattatcataaaaaaatgcaaagaTGTAAGTATATGGTCAcacttactaaaattaaatgtaattgttaaaatggttattattgttttttttcacagTCAATGTTGGTGAAGATTGTCCAGTTTTTGAtggtttatatacattttgtcaGCTATCTGCGGGCGGTTCAGTAGCAGCagctgtaaaattaaataaacaatctgCAGATATTTGTATCAATTGGGGAGGTGGTTTTCATCACGCAAAAAAATCTAAAGCCAGTGGCTTTTGTTATGTTAATGATATAGTACTTGGTATATTAGAATTGCTTAAATACCATCAACGAGTGTTGTACATTGATATTGATGTCCATCACGGTGATGGTGTCGAAGAAGCATTTTATACAACTGATAGAGTTATGACAGTTTCATTCCACAAACATGGCAAATATTTTCCTGGTACTGGAGATCTCGGAGTAAGTCAATGAAtagtgaaatttaatttttaatatcttaatttgtttaatctgTTAATGGTTGCAATATTAGCgttcaaataaatttgtttttataaggtCCCATCAATACTTTTCTAATGATAATtatcatagttttataatttgatagatCATGTATCAAACTAATATattgcttaatttttttttttctatcatgcattaaaaatgttaagtttattttacttttaaagtcTCTTATCAGCTATCGCTTATTACATTACAcagagtacctataatatacttgattttaaattttcttatattgtctgttaaataaattatttaataacaatattaaaatgtattttttttgtaggatATTGGTGCTGAAGAAGGAAAGTACTATGCAGTTAACATTCCCTTAAGAGATGGAATGGATGATGATAGTTATGAATCAATATTCGTACCAATAATTACTAAAGTAATGGAGACATTCCAACCTAGTGCAGTTGTATTACAATGTGGAGCGGATTCACTTACAGGAGACAAGCTTGGATGCTTTAATCTAACTGTTAAAGGTATGAGagttgtgtacattattaatttataaacttcaaacttaaaaactgTAAACGAACATTTTTAGGTCATGGCAAATGtgttgaatttgtaaaacgtTATGGGTTACCCTTTCTTATGGTCGGCGGAGGTGGTTACACTATTCGAAATGTATCTCGATGTTGGACATATGAAACAGCTGTGGCCTTAGGAGCTGAAATTGCTAATGAATTGCCGAATAATgactattatgaatattttgggCCCGATTTTAAACTTCATATCAGCCCTTCGAATATGATTAATAGAAATGCTTCAgagtatttagaaaaaattaaaaaccgacTCTTTGAAAACTTACGAATGCTACCTCACGCCCCAGGAGTTCAAGTGCAaggtaaatagtattatacttataattgtaattaaatagttaattttttgatataaacttttaaatgaactacttactattttatatttatttttgttattagctATCCCCGAAG
This genomic stretch from Rhopalosiphum maidis isolate BTI-1 chromosome 3, ASM367621v3, whole genome shotgun sequence harbors:
- the LOC113555486 gene encoding histone deacetylase Rpd3-like; protein product: MSITPLKKRVCYHYDSDIGNYYYGQGHPMKPHRISMTHNLILNYGLYQKMEISRFNEITAEEMTKFHSNEYIQFLRTICPNNKRYYHKKMQRFNVGEDCPVFDGLYTFCQLSAGGSVAAAVKLNKQSADICINWGGGFHHAKKSKASGFCYVNDIVLGILELLKYHQRVLYIDIDVHHGDGVEEAFYTTDRVMTVSFHKHGKYFPGTGDLGDIGAEEGKYYAVNIPLRDGMDDDSYESIFVPIITKVMETFQPSAVVLQCGADSLTGDKLGCFNLTVKGHGKCVEFVKRYGLPFLMVGGGGYTIRNVSRCWTYETAVALGAEIANELPNNDYYEYFGPDFKLHISPSNMINRNASEYLEKIKNRLFENLRMLPHAPGVQVQAIPEDGVHNESDDEDNVNPDERNPQSITDKKISPDNEFSDSEDEGMAPGVGGGGRKDNRSYKAVTPARKQACLDSNRIEVNEPKFDILKDDKEDKSDDSNKNDAVKS